From a region of the Fusarium verticillioides 7600 chromosome 9, whole genome shotgun sequence genome:
- a CDS encoding guanine nucleotide-binding protein subunit beta, translating to MNSQGNNDVSPEAMQSRIQQARREAETLKDRIKRKKDDLADTTLRAVAQQAHEPIPKNQLMKAKRTLKGHLAKIYAMHWSTDRRHLVSASQDGKLIIWDAYTTNKVHAIPLRSSWVMTCAYAPSGNFVACGGLDNICSIYNLNQQRDGPTRVARELSGHAGYLSCCRFINDRSILTSSGDMTCMKWDIETGQKVTEFADHLGDVMSISLNPTNQNTFISGACDAFAKLWDIRAGKAVQTFAGHESDINAIQFFPDGHSFVTGSDDATCRLFDIRADRELNLYGSESILCGITSVATSVSGRLLFAGYDDFECKVWDITRGEKVGSLVGHENRVSCLGVSNDGTSLCTGSWDSLLKIWAY from the exons ATGAACTCTCAAGGCAACAACGATGTCTCCCCCGAGGCTATGCAGTCGCGAATTCAGCAGGCTCGTCGTGAAGCTGAAACTCTGAAGGACCGAATtaagaggaagaaggatgatctCGCCGACACAACTC TTCGTGCTGTCGCACAACAGGCTCATGAGCCTATCCCTAAGAACCAGCTTATGAAAGCCAAGCGAACACTGAAGGGTCACTTGGCAAAGATTTACGCCATGCACTGGTCGACCGACAGGAGGCACCTggtttctgcttctcaagatggcaaGCTCATCATTTGGGACGCCTATACCACCAACAAGGTCCACGCCATTCCCCTGCGCTCCTCCTGGGTTATGACTTGCGCCTATGCTCCCAGTGGTAACTTCGTGGCTTGCGGTGGTCTCGATAACATCTGCTCCATTTACAACCTGAACCAGCAACGCGATGGCCCTACCCGTGTTGCCCGTGAACTCTCTGGTCACGCTGGTTATCTTTCTTGCTGTCGATTCATCAATGACCGCAGCATCCTAACATCTTCTGGTGACATGACCTGTATGAAGTGGGATATTGAGACGGGCCAGAAGGTTACTGAGTTTGCTGACCATCTTGGTGATGTGATGAGCATCAGCCTTAACCCTACCAACCAAAACACCTTCATCTCGGGTGCTTGTGATGCTTTCGCCAAGCTTTGGGATATTCGCGCTGGAAAGGCCGTCCAGACCTTTGCTGGCCATGAGTCTGatatcaacgccatccaaTTCTTCCCTGACGGACACTCTTTCGTGACCGGATCTGATGATGCTACTTGCCGTCTCTTCGATATCCGCGCTGATCGCGAACTTAACCTTTACGGA TCCGAGTCTATTCTCTGTGGTATCACCTCGGTGGCTACATCTGTATCGGGTCGCCTTCTTTTCGCTGGTTacgatgactttgagtgCAAG GTTTGGGATATCACTCGAGGCGAGAAGGTTGGCTCTCTCGTTGGCCACGAGAACCGTGTCAGCTGCTTGGGTGTAAGCAACGATGGCACAAGCTTGTGCACAGGATCTTGGGATTCTCTG CTTAAAATCTGGGCCTACTAA
- a CDS encoding serine palmitoyltransferase: MNSDWTLRPSVLITIGCSTLLRRFAIWPPLRSRLQKSNAPVPGDMPRRLNPFSSSPSMSQPVKSGERRPSTSKGNRITNFFSSSPKSTGAQQALAAVQQNQAAAAGFSPSPGLPTISLSTASPGDPNSIDASTTTLFQPKSAEELDRQKRADAQFGPLLHSSHRYTSQSHGEPLQAPIEDEPPYYFILTTYISYLILIVLGHIRDFFGKRFGNPKHYRALKASNGYAALNSDFDNFYVRRLKMRLDDCFARPTTGVPGRFITLMDRKSDDFNRTYQYTGTYTETLNMSSYNYLGFAQSEGPCADAVEACVKQYGISFCSPRGAAGTSDLALEVEREVAEFVGKPASMVFSMGYVTNSSSFPALVSKGCLIISDELNHASIRVGARLSGAVIQSFKHNDMADLERVVREAISQGQPRTHRPWKKILVVVEGLYSMEGTMCDLPGILALKNKYKFYLFVDEAHSVGALGPRGRGVCDYFGIDPSEVDILMGTLTKSFGANGGYIAAEKHIIDKLKSSNAATQYGETPAPCVLMQILASLKLITGELCPGQGEERLQRIAFNSRYLRLGLKRLGLIVYGHDDSPIIPVMLYHPAKLPAFSHEMLRRKISVVVVGYPATPLISSRARFCVSAAHNKEDLDRLLAACDEVGDILQIKFSTGVAGGLEHLPEGVDPKNEKEWRKENRIPLQAPRWNLEDVVQHGVQDSKIPLR, encoded by the exons ATGAACAGTGACTGG ACTCTTCGACCTTCTGTCCTGATTACAATTGGGTGCTCTACCCTCCTTCGACGATTCGCGATCTGGCCTCCCTTACGTTCGCGCCTTCAAAAATCTAACGCACCTGTGCCAGGAGACATGCCCCGTCGGCTTAATCCtttctcatcctcaccctccATGTCTCAACCCGTCAAGTCGGGCGAGAGGCGCCCCTCTACCTCAAAAGGCAACCGTatcaccaacttcttctccagtaGCCCCAAGTCCACTGGTGCCCAGCAAGCCCTTGCCGCTGTGCAGCAGAACCAagccgctgctgctgggttctctccttctcccgGTCTGCCTAcaatctctctctcaacaGCGAGCCCTGGCGATCCCAACAGCATCGATGCCTCAACGACCACCCTCTTTCAGCCTAAGTCGGCCGAGGAGCTCGACCGTCAGAAGCGTGCCGATGCTCAGTTTGGCCCTCTCCTCCACTCGAGTCATCGATACACCAGCCAGTCTCATGGAGAGCCTCTCCAGGCCCCTATCGAGGATGAGCCTCCTTACTATTTCATTCTTACCACTTACATCAGCTACCTCATCCTGATCGTTCTTGGTCATATTCGCGACTTCTTTGGTAAGCGTTTCGGAAACCCCAAGCACTATCGCGCCCTCAAAGCCAGCAACGGCTATGCAGCTCTCAACAGCGATTTCGACAATTTCTATGTCCGACGTCTCAAGATGCGCCTTGATGATTGTTTCGCTCGTCCCACCACTGGCGTCCCCGGACGATTCATCACACTGATGGACCGCAAGTCCGACGACTTCAACCGCACTTATCAATATACCGGTACCTACACTGAGACTCTCAACATGAGTTCGTACAACTATCTTGGTTTTGCCCAGTCTGAAGGTCCTTGTGCCGATGCTGTGGAGGCCTGCGTCAAGCAATACGGaatcagcttctgcagcCCCCGTGGTGCTGCTGGTACTTCCGATCTTGCTCTTGAGGTCGAGCGTGAGGTTGCCGAATTTGTTGGCAAGCCCGCTTCTATGGTTTTCTCTATGGGTTACGTCACAAACTCAAGCTCTTTCCCCGCCCTTGTCTCCAAGGGTTGTCTGATCATTTCCGATGAACTCAACCATGCCTCCATCCGTGTTGGTGCTCGTCTTTCTGGTGCCGTTATTCAGAGCTTCAAGCACAATGATATGGCCGATCTGGAACGTGTTGTTCGTGAAGCTATTTCCCAAGGTCAACCCCGCACCCACCgtccttggaagaagattCTGGTCGTCGTCGAAGGTCTCTACTCTATGGAGGGTACCATGTGTGATCTACCCGGTATTCTTGCTCTGAAGAACAAGTACAAGTTCTATCTTTTCGTTGACGAGGCTCACTCTGTCGGTGCTCTTGGCCCTCGCGGTCGTGGTGTTTGCGACTACTTCGGCATTGACCCCTCCGAAGTTGATATTCTCATGGGAACTTTGACGAAATCTTTTGGTGCCAACGGTGGTTACATTGCAGCCGAGAAGCAtatcatcgacaagctcaagagctcCAACGCTGCTACTCAGTATGGCGAAACTCCTGCTCCTTGTGTGCTCATGCAAATTTTGGCTTCCCTGAAACTCATTACTGGCGAGCTGTGTCCTGGTCAAGGTGAGGAGCGTCTTCAGCGCATTGCCTTCAACTCTCGTTACCTTCGTCTCGGACTTAAGCGTCTTGGCCTTATTGTCTATGGCCACGATGACTCTCCTATCATTCCTGTCATGCTCTACCACCCCGCCAAGCTCCCTGCATTCAGTCACGAGATGCTTCGACGAAAGATTTCCGTCGTCGTTGTTGGATATCCTGCGACCCCACTCATCAGCTCTCGCGCCCGTTTCTGTGTTTCTGCTGCCCACAAcaaggaggatcttgaccgTCTGTTGGCTGCCTGCGACGAAGTCGGTGACATCCTGCAGATCAAGTTCTCGACCGGTGTGGCAGGCGGACTGGAACATCTTCCCGAGGGCGTTGACCCCAAGAACGAAAAGGAATGGAGAAAGGAAAACAGGATCCCCCTTCAGGCCCCCCGTTGGAACCTGGAAGACGTTGTACAACACGGTGTCCAGGATTCAAAGATTCCCCTACGCTAA